From Polynucleobacter sp. JS-JIR-II-b4, a single genomic window includes:
- the ccmI gene encoding c-type cytochrome biogenesis protein CcmI — MTSFLIPAFLLLVLVLVLLLRPFIFPAKSSSTSRRQMNATIYREELDKLELEYKAGAITSTDYEIAHAEMRQRLFQDTIEEDDREVAGSSKKTALGLCIFIVLLSSALYFSLGDVVRVAQNNSEKPVTQEGVEKMVAEFAIKMEKDPGNLKGWAMLARSYRILGRDEDAAKAYARAGNFIDSDPQLLADYADVLASNANGSFVGKPSQLINQALKLDPNNMMALWLSGTASYNAKNYKAAVQSWDKLAQQLPPNTDEARAIQGSIAEARSKGGLTTSAPVAPAGKGISGKIELSADLKSKIKPGDIVMVIARKPGERMPVAVLKASATDFPMSFILNDSLAMNPSAPLSQLSEASVEVRISKTGMAKPEVGDLISSVQTIKVGTTNVRLLVDQVRQ, encoded by the coding sequence GTGACTAGCTTTTTGATCCCCGCCTTTTTGCTTCTGGTTCTGGTATTGGTGCTATTGCTGCGCCCATTCATCTTTCCCGCGAAGAGCTCGTCGACATCGCGTCGTCAGATGAATGCCACCATCTACCGTGAAGAGTTGGATAAATTAGAGCTTGAATATAAAGCTGGTGCAATTACTTCAACTGATTATGAAATTGCGCATGCTGAAATGCGTCAGAGACTCTTTCAAGACACTATTGAAGAGGATGACCGAGAGGTTGCGGGCTCTTCAAAGAAGACTGCACTCGGGTTGTGTATCTTTATCGTCTTGCTCTCATCAGCGCTGTATTTCTCCTTGGGGGATGTTGTTCGGGTAGCCCAAAACAATTCTGAAAAACCAGTCACCCAAGAAGGTGTCGAAAAAATGGTGGCTGAATTTGCCATTAAAATGGAAAAAGATCCTGGCAACTTAAAAGGCTGGGCGATGTTAGCTCGTTCCTATCGAATCTTGGGCCGCGATGAGGATGCCGCTAAAGCGTATGCACGTGCCGGTAACTTTATTGATTCTGATCCGCAATTGTTAGCTGACTATGCAGATGTTCTGGCAAGCAATGCAAATGGGAGTTTTGTTGGGAAGCCTTCGCAGTTGATTAATCAGGCATTAAAGCTGGACCCCAATAACATGATGGCACTTTGGCTTTCTGGAACCGCATCTTATAACGCTAAAAATTACAAGGCAGCCGTGCAGTCCTGGGATAAGCTTGCGCAACAACTTCCGCCCAATACGGATGAGGCGCGTGCTATTCAGGGATCTATTGCTGAGGCGCGCTCTAAAGGTGGTCTGACTACTTCAGCGCCGGTTGCTCCAGCCGGAAAAGGCATTAGCGGCAAGATTGAATTGTCTGCTGATCTTAAATCTAAGATTAAGCCTGGCGACATTGTGATGGTAATTGCGCGCAAACCTGGTGAGCGTATGCCTGTTGCTGTCTTGAAGGCGTCTGCAACTGACTTTCCAATGAGCTTTATATTGAATGATTCATTGGCTATGAATCCCAGTGCGCCTCTCTCTCAACTATCTGAGGCGAGTGTCGAGGTGCGCATTTCTAAGACTGGGATGGCGAAACCGGAAGTGGGGGATTTAATCTCTTCAGTGCAGACAATTAAAGTCGGCACAACCAATGTTCGCCTACTAGTCGACCAAGTTCGCCAGTAA
- a CDS encoding DsbE family thiol:disulfide interchange protein, whose translation MKAKFLIPLILFVGLVVFLAIGLNRDPHEVPSPLINKSAPAFEVSQLADANKSFSPASMKGQVWILNVWASWCVACREEHPVLVELAKSQIAPVIGLDYKDKREDAVAMLAKQGNPYTLSAFDANGRVGIDYGVYGVPETYIIDKAGVIRFKHIGPLTMDLLNQKIYPMLSELKKS comes from the coding sequence ATGAAAGCAAAATTTTTAATCCCTCTGATCTTGTTTGTGGGCTTGGTAGTCTTTTTGGCTATTGGCTTAAATCGTGATCCACATGAGGTCCCATCGCCTTTGATTAACAAGTCTGCCCCTGCATTTGAAGTGTCTCAATTGGCTGATGCTAATAAATCGTTTTCACCGGCAAGTATGAAGGGTCAGGTGTGGATTCTGAATGTGTGGGCATCCTGGTGTGTAGCTTGTCGTGAAGAGCATCCGGTGTTGGTTGAGCTTGCTAAGTCCCAAATAGCCCCAGTGATTGGTTTGGACTACAAAGATAAGCGTGAAGATGCTGTAGCAATGCTGGCAAAACAAGGCAATCCTTATACGCTCTCCGCCTTTGATGCTAATGGGCGAGTTGGCATTGATTATGGCGTCTATGGTGTGCCTGAGACTTACATCATCGATAAGGCCGGGGTGATTCGCTTTAAACACATTGGCCCGTTAACAATGGATTTATTGAATCAAAAAATTTATCCTATGCTGAGTGAGTTAAAGAAATCATGA
- a CDS encoding SDR family oxidoreductase — MNSAKTKVALVTGAGTGIGRAAAKALLKGGYQVVLTGRNLDKLEKAIADIGGNQSNCLAVACDVGRPDEVKKLFAALSNQFGRIDVLFNNAGMGAPAIPMEDLSYEQWMNVVNANLCGAFLCSQEAIRMMKAQSPQGGRIINNGSISAHAPRPMSAPYTATKHAISGLTKTIALDGRPFNIACGQIDIGNAATEMTERMAAGILQADQSIKIEPRMDVDHVGEAVLHMAQLPLESNILSMTIMATNMPFVGRG; from the coding sequence ATGAATTCAGCAAAAACCAAGGTAGCCCTAGTCACCGGTGCAGGAACTGGTATTGGGCGGGCGGCTGCCAAAGCGCTCCTCAAGGGAGGCTATCAAGTAGTCCTTACTGGACGCAATCTCGATAAATTAGAAAAGGCTATTGCTGATATTGGCGGCAATCAAAGTAACTGTCTAGCGGTTGCTTGCGATGTCGGCAGGCCCGATGAAGTCAAAAAGCTATTTGCGGCACTTAGCAATCAATTTGGCCGCATTGACGTACTCTTCAATAATGCCGGTATGGGGGCTCCTGCTATCCCAATGGAAGACTTAAGTTATGAGCAGTGGATGAATGTAGTCAATGCCAACCTCTGTGGTGCGTTCTTGTGTTCACAGGAAGCGATTCGTATGATGAAAGCGCAATCTCCACAAGGTGGCAGAATTATCAATAACGGTTCAATCTCTGCGCATGCACCTCGTCCAATGTCAGCACCCTACACGGCAACCAAACATGCCATCAGCGGCTTAACCAAAACCATTGCATTAGATGGGCGCCCTTTTAATATCGCGTGCGGTCAAATCGATATCGGCAATGCTGCAACAGAGATGACTGAACGTATGGCTGCTGGGATCCTGCAGGCAGATCAATCCATCAAGATAGAGCCACGCATGGATGTTGATCATGTTGGTGAGGCCGTACTGCATATGGCCCAACTGCCACTCGAAAGCAATATTCTGTCGATGACCATTATGGCAACCAATATGCCGTTTGTGGGTAGAGGCTAA
- a CDS encoding cytochrome c-type biogenesis protein — MRRILLIAVCVFSLGNAFAKDAAPLADDPVTEQRLISISEEMRCLVCQNESLAGSRSDLANDLRREIRILIKEGKSDDQIRSFMVERYGDFVLYRPPVKPVTWLLWIGPFVILGLGIAGLLMYLRRRDSSVPNVTLTDADNQKIDALLNASDKKEG, encoded by the coding sequence ATGAGGCGAATTTTATTAATCGCCGTTTGCGTGTTTAGTTTAGGCAACGCGTTTGCCAAAGATGCTGCACCACTCGCGGATGACCCTGTAACAGAGCAGCGTCTTATTAGTATTTCAGAAGAAATGCGCTGCTTGGTGTGTCAGAACGAGTCATTGGCAGGCTCGCGCTCGGATTTAGCCAATGATTTGCGTCGTGAAATTCGGATATTGATCAAAGAAGGTAAGAGCGATGATCAAATCCGCTCGTTTATGGTCGAGCGCTATGGTGATTTTGTACTGTATCGTCCGCCAGTCAAGCCAGTGACCTGGTTGCTATGGATTGGCCCATTTGTTATTTTGGGTCTGGGCATTGCTGGTTTATTAATGTATTTAAGACGCAGAGATAGCAGCGTGCCTAATGTCACGCTGACTGATGCTGATAATCAAAAAATCGATGCACTATTAAATGCAAGCGATAAGAAAGAGGGATGA
- a CDS encoding TAXI family TRAP transporter solute-binding subunit — protein sequence MNFIKKQIYNPLALTAAFFVLLTILFGVLWVLVPPPPKSIEMATGFPTGLYYQFGERLKLEIAKEGVDLNVRSTGGTLDNLALLNDPNSGVDFAMVQGGVANVAEYPNLVSIAGMFYEPIWVWYRESAFKNDGGQLKILSQLKGKRVSIGNDGSGTLALTQSLLQTSGITDKEIGAQKLKPDEAILKLNNGELDAVFIVAAAEAPVLKKFYSIPGIRLMDFDQADAYTRNLTYLSKVTVPRGLLSIEHDQPRQDIQVMAATATLVAHDNVSPAMVSLLLSASYDILKSYSRLQKVGEFPSSSGLDFPLHADAEIYLKDGPSFLHRHLPFWTAVWAGRFVKIVIPLLVILIPLFTYIPTTKNFLLRLKLAQVYEELKVIEKNAQNPALKEKNFKDLVDIERRVGNIKVSMLDAKELYDLKGHVGEVRHRLNLVN from the coding sequence ATGAATTTCATCAAAAAACAAATTTATAACCCCCTGGCTCTAACAGCAGCCTTTTTTGTCCTACTAACTATCCTTTTTGGCGTTCTGTGGGTTTTAGTCCCGCCGCCACCAAAGTCAATCGAGATGGCTACTGGATTTCCTACTGGGCTGTATTACCAGTTTGGCGAACGCCTGAAATTGGAAATAGCTAAGGAGGGTGTTGATCTCAATGTGCGATCCACCGGCGGAACTTTAGATAACTTAGCTCTTTTGAATGACCCTAATTCTGGGGTTGATTTTGCAATGGTGCAGGGTGGTGTTGCTAATGTTGCCGAATATCCAAATTTGGTTTCGATAGCCGGAATGTTTTACGAGCCTATTTGGGTTTGGTATCGTGAAAGCGCATTTAAAAATGATGGGGGCCAACTCAAGATTTTAAGTCAGCTAAAAGGTAAGCGCGTCTCCATCGGTAATGATGGGAGCGGAACTTTAGCGCTTACTCAGAGTTTGTTGCAGACTAGTGGTATTACAGACAAGGAAATTGGCGCGCAGAAATTAAAGCCCGATGAAGCTATTCTTAAGTTAAATAATGGCGAATTGGATGCAGTATTTATAGTGGCAGCTGCAGAGGCGCCCGTTCTGAAAAAGTTTTACTCTATTCCAGGTATTCGCTTGATGGATTTTGACCAAGCGGATGCGTACACCCGAAATCTTACTTATTTATCCAAAGTGACCGTACCCAGAGGTTTATTGAGTATTGAGCACGATCAACCTCGTCAGGACATCCAGGTGATGGCTGCTACTGCCACCTTGGTAGCTCATGACAATGTAAGTCCGGCAATGGTTTCACTCTTATTGAGCGCTTCTTACGATATTCTGAAATCCTATTCGCGGTTGCAAAAAGTGGGGGAGTTCCCCTCTAGTTCTGGACTGGATTTCCCATTGCATGCGGATGCGGAGATTTATCTAAAGGATGGCCCTTCATTCTTACATCGTCACTTGCCGTTTTGGACTGCGGTATGGGCAGGACGTTTTGTCAAAATTGTTATTCCATTACTAGTAATTTTGATTCCATTATTTACCTATATTCCAACTACCAAAAATTTCTTATTGCGATTGAAGTTGGCGCAGGTGTATGAAGAGCTCAAGGTGATTGAGAAGAATGCCCAAAATCCAGCATTAAAAGAAAAGAACTTTAAAGATCTTGTGGATATCGAGAGGCGCGTTGGAAATATCAAGGTATCCATGTTGGATGCGAAAGAACTATACGACCTCAAAGGACATGTGGGTGAAGTACGTCACCGCCTGAATTTGGTTAATTAA
- a CDS encoding 2OG-Fe dioxygenase family protein, producing the protein MTIIGVAPTLTPLKQIDQALRDDGFAVVSAETVAEFSNVDLSKFQDLTKYWENLPRDPYLKDGGRYRFRRHASYEIKGDKLTMVPHRAHWQSLDYNALHGGIERWFEPIQGELLSNPAWQSVLLGLAHLLNSLKPVNTWFVEAHQFRIDTTDGIGRPTPEGAHRDGVDFVAVFLLDREGIKGGETRIFDTSGSAGLRFTLTQPWSLLLMNDQRMIHESTPIQPLGKYGYRDTLVLTYRSNGFQDSPNRSQQ; encoded by the coding sequence ATGACAATTATTGGCGTTGCGCCTACACTGACCCCCTTAAAGCAGATCGATCAAGCTTTGCGTGATGACGGCTTTGCAGTGGTGTCCGCTGAGACGGTTGCTGAGTTTAGCAATGTAGATCTATCCAAGTTTCAAGATCTCACGAAGTATTGGGAAAACTTGCCCCGCGACCCTTATTTAAAAGATGGTGGGCGCTATCGCTTTCGTCGACATGCCAGCTATGAGATTAAAGGCGATAAACTCACAATGGTTCCACATCGTGCGCACTGGCAATCGCTGGATTACAACGCGTTACATGGTGGAATTGAGCGCTGGTTTGAGCCCATCCAAGGTGAGTTGTTAAGTAATCCTGCTTGGCAATCTGTCTTGCTCGGGCTTGCACATCTCTTGAATAGCCTAAAGCCTGTGAATACTTGGTTTGTTGAAGCCCATCAATTTCGAATTGATACCACTGATGGTATCGGACGTCCAACACCTGAAGGCGCTCATCGCGATGGCGTTGATTTTGTAGCAGTCTTCTTGTTAGATCGAGAAGGCATTAAGGGTGGCGAGACCAGAATATTTGATACCTCTGGCTCTGCAGGATTGCGCTTTACACTCACGCAACCTTGGTCTTTGTTGTTAATGAATGATCAGCGCATGATTCATGAATCAACCCCAATTCAGCCATTAGGAAAATATGGGTATCGAGATACCTTAGTTCTCACTTACCGCTCTAATGGTTTTCAAGACTCTCCAAATCGAAGTCAGCAATAA
- a CDS encoding tripartite tricarboxylate transporter substrate binding protein — MSRLIQHLFFALGLLASIGVQAQTYPSKPISMVVPQAAGGTNDIVARLIAPSFGEAIGASIVVENRPGAGGNIGTQSVARSPKDGYTLLLTINSAQAINPSLYKNPGFDPVNDFVPLYYIGATPYVLVSPPGSPYKTLADVVAAAKKRPGELSYASAGNGTISHLLGAMLNASAGIDMQHIPYKGVAPAINDVLGGQVPLAFASLPSALNYIKAGKLQAIAISSAKRSSAAPEIPTIAETYPDCVGEVWVAIYAPVGVSADVIKKVQAAMEKTLSKSEVREKLSAQGLDLAPVPTNKLSALLKDELAKWAKIVRASGAQLD, encoded by the coding sequence ATGAGCAGGCTAATTCAACATCTATTTTTTGCTTTAGGCTTGCTTGCCTCTATTGGAGTTCAGGCGCAGACCTACCCAAGCAAGCCTATATCCATGGTGGTGCCTCAGGCGGCAGGCGGCACTAACGACATTGTGGCGCGTTTAATTGCACCATCATTTGGTGAAGCTATTGGCGCATCGATTGTTGTTGAAAATAGACCAGGTGCTGGCGGTAATATTGGTACCCAAAGTGTTGCACGCTCACCTAAGGACGGCTATACCTTACTGCTCACCATCAATAGTGCGCAAGCCATCAATCCTTCTTTATATAAAAATCCTGGTTTTGATCCTGTAAATGATTTTGTGCCCTTGTATTACATTGGAGCAACGCCTTATGTATTAGTCTCTCCACCGGGGTCTCCTTATAAAACGTTGGCGGATGTTGTGGCTGCGGCTAAGAAGAGGCCTGGAGAGTTGTCATATGCCTCGGCTGGTAATGGCACGATTAGTCACTTATTGGGTGCCATGCTCAATGCGAGCGCTGGCATTGACATGCAACATATTCCTTACAAAGGAGTAGCCCCAGCAATTAATGATGTATTAGGTGGACAAGTACCACTGGCATTTGCGAGCTTACCCTCTGCACTCAATTACATTAAAGCAGGGAAGCTTCAGGCGATCGCGATTAGTTCTGCAAAGCGTTCTAGCGCTGCGCCTGAAATTCCAACGATTGCAGAAACTTATCCTGATTGTGTTGGTGAGGTATGGGTAGCCATCTATGCACCTGTTGGCGTTAGTGCGGATGTAATCAAGAAGGTACAGGCAGCGATGGAGAAGACCCTATCTAAATCAGAAGTGCGTGAGAAGCTATCTGCACAAGGCTTGGATCTTGCACCCGTTCCAACTAATAAGTTGAGCGCTTTACTAAAGGATGAGTTGGCTAAGTGGGCAAAAATTGTGAGGGCATCTGGAGCGCAGTTGGATTAA